A part of Maridesulfovibrio hydrothermalis AM13 = DSM 14728 genomic DNA contains:
- a CDS encoding (Fe-S)-binding protein — protein sequence MSSAPTIPDKDLKHIQHTADECIECGKCANECLFLTNNGSPGQLTGNALLSQENYIELAIKSYDCSLCSLCSAVCPVGIDPAAMFTRLRTDAQNKNIFDLKKYSPLLGYEKIGRKFPFKDNIIPEGCTTLFFPGCTLPALFPDATKAACRLLKAKDAKYGLMFDCCTKPSKMLGRSIFHENCITELVNTIEQKGIKRILTGCPNCYITFKEANPSFEVASIYEELLQQKTPLVSPYLTKATIHDPCVTRFADKAQSSIRKLLDKSGVIVQEMDHSRERTICCGEGGGAPFHAPDNAEAWSAKRIREAQKLDLPMITYCAGCVNQLSPKHPTVHILDLLLVERKSMPKPPPFFLGYLNRLKLKITARMD from the coding sequence ATGTCCTCAGCCCCAACTATTCCCGACAAAGACCTAAAACACATACAGCACACCGCTGACGAATGCATAGAATGCGGTAAATGTGCTAATGAATGCCTCTTCCTTACCAATAACGGGTCTCCGGGGCAACTCACCGGCAACGCCCTTCTGTCGCAGGAAAATTACATCGAATTAGCGATTAAATCGTACGACTGCTCCTTGTGTTCGCTTTGTTCGGCAGTCTGCCCTGTCGGTATAGATCCTGCGGCCATGTTTACCCGGTTACGCACCGATGCTCAGAACAAAAATATTTTTGACCTTAAAAAATATTCACCGCTGCTCGGATATGAAAAAATAGGTAGAAAATTTCCTTTCAAAGACAACATCATCCCCGAAGGATGTACCACTCTTTTTTTTCCCGGCTGCACTCTCCCTGCTTTATTTCCAGACGCAACCAAAGCCGCCTGCCGCCTGCTAAAGGCGAAAGATGCAAAATACGGGCTGATGTTTGATTGCTGCACCAAGCCGTCAAAAATGCTGGGCCGTTCTATTTTCCATGAAAACTGTATAACCGAACTGGTCAACACAATTGAACAAAAAGGGATCAAAAGAATCCTGACCGGCTGCCCTAATTGCTACATAACTTTCAAAGAGGCCAACCCTTCATTTGAGGTTGCCTCTATCTATGAAGAATTGCTTCAGCAGAAAACACCTCTTGTCTCGCCATACCTAACAAAAGCCACCATCCATGACCCCTGCGTCACCCGTTTTGCGGATAAAGCACAAAGCAGCATCCGCAAGCTGCTTGATAAATCAGGAGTGATTGTACAGGAAATGGATCACAGCAGAGAAAGAACAATTTGTTGCGGCGAAGGCGGAGGTGCCCCTTTCCATGCTCCAGATAATGCCGAAGCATGGTCTGCTAAAAGGATTCGTGAGGCCCAAAAACTTGACCTGCCCATGATTACATATTGTGCGGGATGCGTTAACCAGCTTTCTCCTAAACATCCGACGGTACACATCCTTGACCTGCTGCTGGTCGAACGAAAGAGCATGCCTAAACCGCCTCCTTTTTTCCTTGGCTACCTGAACAGGCTTAAACTGAAAATTACCGCGCGAATGGATTGA
- a CDS encoding acyl-CoA thioesterase — protein MKAKKVSESRTLFTYRVLPQDTNPAGNLHGGVLLKQLDLVAATCAMRHARKPVVTASIDRMNFLRPAYVGELINLHANVNMVGRTSMEIGVRVEAENLLTGEVRHTNSAYLTFVAMGENGKPSPVPPLTLETGVDHRRNREAVERRAVRKEERRRETMSAQKEKCSD, from the coding sequence ATGAAAGCTAAAAAGGTCAGTGAAAGCCGGACTCTTTTTACATATCGGGTACTTCCTCAGGATACCAATCCCGCAGGCAATCTTCACGGAGGAGTGCTCCTGAAACAGCTGGACCTTGTAGCCGCAACCTGTGCCATGCGTCATGCACGCAAACCGGTAGTGACAGCTTCGATTGATAGAATGAATTTCTTACGTCCGGCATATGTAGGGGAACTTATCAACCTGCACGCCAACGTAAATATGGTCGGCAGGACTTCCATGGAAATAGGAGTCCGGGTCGAAGCTGAAAATCTTTTAACAGGTGAGGTCAGGCATACCAATTCAGCTTACCTGACCTTTGTGGCTATGGGCGAAAACGGCAAACCGTCTCCGGTTCCTCCACTGACCCTTGAGACAGGAGTGGACCACAGGCGTAACCGCGAAGCAGTAGAACGCAGGGCCGTACGAAAAGAGGAGCGCAGAAGAGAGACGATGTCTGCACAAAAAGAAAAGTGCTCAGATTAA
- the sfsA gene encoding DNA/RNA nuclease SfsA, which translates to MSDPLIIYPEGCRKAVFIKRYKRFTVEAYLDGEVVGVHTNNTGSMLGLLREGQEIYISPARNPARKLKWTLEVVLPSFSWIGVNTAVPNRILQLAFEAGVLPELSGYTHLKREVKVGKSRLDGLFTDESGRLPDLWVECKNVTLVEDEVACFPDAQTERGRKHLLELMDLAAKGDRVALFFFVQRNDGNCFGPADFVDPEYAVLFYEALAAGVECWAYEAELSEAGIGVGRKLALTQCR; encoded by the coding sequence ATGTCAGACCCATTAATCATCTACCCGGAAGGGTGTCGCAAAGCTGTCTTTATAAAACGGTACAAAAGATTTACTGTAGAAGCTTATCTGGACGGTGAAGTTGTGGGCGTACATACTAATAATACCGGTTCTATGCTGGGGCTGCTGCGCGAAGGGCAGGAGATCTATATCTCCCCTGCCCGGAACCCCGCCCGCAAGCTTAAATGGACTCTGGAGGTGGTTCTTCCATCCTTTTCATGGATAGGAGTCAATACCGCTGTCCCAAACAGAATTTTACAGTTGGCCTTCGAAGCCGGAGTTTTGCCTGAACTTTCCGGATATACTCATCTCAAGCGTGAGGTAAAGGTTGGCAAAAGTCGTCTGGATGGTCTTTTTACTGATGAAAGCGGCAGGCTCCCTGATCTCTGGGTGGAGTGCAAAAACGTAACGTTGGTGGAAGATGAGGTTGCCTGCTTTCCTGATGCCCAGACTGAACGGGGGCGCAAGCACTTGCTTGAGCTTATGGATTTAGCTGCAAAGGGGGACCGAGTAGCTCTGTTTTTTTTCGTTCAGCGCAATGATGGCAATTGTTTCGGTCCGGCTGATTTTGTTGATCCGGAATATGCTGTACTTTTTTATGAGGCTCTTGCTGCCGGAGTGGAGTGCTGGGCTTATGAAGCCGAGCTGAGTGAAGCTGGTATCGGTGTTGGGCGCAAGCTTGCGCTTACGCAGTGCCGGTAG